The Argopecten irradians isolate NY chromosome 6, Ai_NY, whole genome shotgun sequence genome has a window encoding:
- the LOC138324852 gene encoding DEP domain-containing mTOR-interacting protein-like, producing MEAGGTERERTHSFSEKHEIYLIGEQLRRDMNSSMLIRDRRYHLRNYRQCFAGNETVDWLLRCKHCSSRAASVAGMRILQNHGIFHHVCDDHTFKDDQLFYRFRRDDDTSADKDLTLFYTGIQIYLRMTKKKGLVSDFVHAGQTYHNAFMGSKFVEWLTGQKEAVTREDAIYLGRQLLENNIIRHVTDDHHFRNAESLFYQFSIDFDRRRVLSDVFKLPATMSRLSPVRLSFSVDSHDEHSVMPKPITHKEDRDDVYTGSFDRSGSGSWSSDNEQGIDTRELNAPKSVMLRQATADELESLDTPYIKHRMRIISDSVGYGFVLRGDGPTYVQTVDPTGPAASAGLKVRQYVYAVNCVNVLRKNHKDVGRTIMSNENVLDITVLTHRRDVNNV from the exons ATGGAGGCCGGAGGGACGGAAAGGGAAAGAACCCACAGTTTCTCCGAAAAACATGAAATCTATCTAATTGGAGAGCAATTAAG gaGAGATATGAACTCGTCCATGTTGATAAGAGACAGACGGTATCATCTGAGGAACTACCGTCAATGTTTCGCTGGTAACGAGACAGTTGATTGGCTGCTTCGTTGTAAACACTGCTCTTCACGAGCTGCTTCGGTCGCAGGCATGCGCATTCTACAGAATCACGGAATCTTCCATCACG TATGTGATGATCACACATTCAAAGACGACCAACTGTTCTATAGATTTAGACGTGACGACGATACGTCGGCCGACAAAGATCTTACGCTATTCTATACGGGGATACAAATATATCTCAG AATGACAAAGAAGAAAGGACTAGTAAGTGATTTCGTTCATGCAggtcagacatatcacaatgccTTTATGGGGTCAAAGTTCGTGGAGTGGCTGACTGGTCAAAAAGAGGCTGTCACACGTGAGGACGCCATTTATCTCGGACGCCAGCTACTGGAAAACAACATCATTCGTCACG TGACAGACGATCATCACTTTAGGAATGCTGAATCTCTCTTTTACCAATTCTCTATCGACTTTGATCGTCGACGTGTTCTCTCTGATGTGTTTAAATTACCGGCCACAATGAGTCGTCTCTCCCCAGTCAGACTGTCCTTCTCTGTGGATTCACACGATGAACATTCTGTGATGCCAAAGCCTATCACTC ATAAGGAGGATAGAGACGATGTCTATACCGGCTCATTCGATCGGAGTGGGTCTGGTTCCTGGTCCTCCGACAATGAACAAGGCATCGACACTAGGGAGCTAAACGCTCCAAAATCAG TAATGTTACGGCAGGCCACAGCAGACGAACTGGAATCACTAGACACGCCATACATCAAACATAGAATGAGA ATTATCAGTGACTCCGTGGGTTACGGGTTTGTGTTACGAGGTGATGGTCCTACCTACGTCCAGACGGTAGATCCCACCGGTCCTGCCGCCTCGGCGGGACTGAAG GTGCGACAGTATGTGTACGCAGTAAATTGTGTGAACGTGTTACGAAAAAACCATAAAGATGTTGGAAGGACTATAATGTCAAACGAAAATGTTCTTGACATCACAGTTCTAACACACAGACgtgacgtcaataatgtgtGA